The Magnolia sinica isolate HGM2019 chromosome 3, MsV1, whole genome shotgun sequence genome includes the window gtttcagATGGTTATCGATAGacttcagtggttgaagggtgttctaggttccatacatgcgtgagcagacatggttaacgaACATGGTTGGTTAGTAAGTGAATTAGACCGTGCGAGTTTGGGCGAGTACGTGACGGGtgacatcgagtacaagcgacccatgtagcccaACTACTGTCGTccattcgcatccgcccaaacTCGCTAGTTTAGCCACatgatggtcctaccaacgggaccaccttcttcCACTTCAATTCCCTGACTAACCCAGGGGTTTATGACATTCAATAATATCCAACAATTCTGAATTTGCCTTCTAACACTAGTaaagtcatgcactcatacatcaaacataaaaatttagattttttataatgcaactactaacaaaaaAATACGAAATTAATGTGTGTGCGTGTTGAGTGGGGTTACCGAAGAGATCAAGAGCTATACATCATTCATCgtacaaacatacaacaaggattaataCTAACACAAACATACAATAAGGATTTTATACAATCATATATGCcacaaggaaggttatactagaatcacatatgagatgaacatgccactccaaatcaagcccaatcataTTGAAGAACAAATAACCAACACTTAACAATTTCATGGGATTTAGGGGAACCTATCATGTGGGGTTTTGGTTAGGTTCTCTCTAAATTACTGAAGCATATCATtctaacatttataatcattaaactcatagtagaattggtgctaggccacctaaggataatagtccgcaccttgtgacgaaCTGCTCGATTCACGGTGCCCgtagggttatggtgttaggaaatcattgttgaaatgtctaaataagcatacaagcttataagaattgaaaggaattaaacagaagacctaaacctacaaacataactcaatacttaccttTAATAGTTGCCGAATCAacaccaatgaaggacaatgttgCTTTAGAGGAGATGAGggggtgaaggtgcacaaaccctcatgcttccaagctctccctctctcttcctcctcttttctcctctttctcttctccctttctccctttctttcttctagggtaaattcgtatggggagaggggtgcccaaatgaaaccttatatagtgtcagatttggtgtaaatggtccCAAggactaggtttttactatactagccctatgggagggtctttctaacctttAGGGCCAACTATGGggcatacatattgatatacatcgTAGGATATTTAGCCTcaatgatgatttacgtatggatatgatcggtccgccatttggacgtgtcgatcgacagatatgattagaagtctattcaacggtcaccgatggtcgatcggggccgcgcctatacggatatgagtgagaaaatatccttactccaagTGAGAAAtttaactttgcataagagtggacgactcaattcacttaagtttcagcttcttcctttagagtatttgcacttctcatgcacccatcctttggctcaagttgagcagttttaaacagtacccaggtccgactcccgagATTGACGTTAAGCcaagtaagacggacattattctatagttttggaattagtagCCCACTAacagcggtctagagcttgttcagaaaatcggagcatttctgaaatgaattaggtattgagatttctcgttggcaatgattagggtttggattaactatattcatagtgtggcctatttatagctagtgaaagtggagatttggtcgtAATTACTCTAAaatgtcggttttaggctaaaagagtaacggggttgatttggtctattagtcaagattcggGCCTTATTTGACTcgacttcggttagatctttaatttagttatgcttgtcttgattagttagcaatggatcggttagatttgggccctatgtgagtaattcatggggctaaacttgatgttcacgTGATcgagcggattcgttggcttcctacggttgattaatcgaacttgtgcggttctttactggtttcacccgtgtataaacttacattgagtactaatggtcagtaagtgatattataagttaattacaaaaaaaaataaaaattcaaggatttttgaaaatccaaaacagtgaaaatcaaggacgttacatgtgtacaaaggtgcacacgtgAGTAGGTGCGTAAGTGATCATGACTCATTTGCATGACTCAAAGAAATGAGGTTTTTTGAGCCAACCACGAGTCAAAGAATTTGTTTGCGTGGCATGTACATTTCAAAGTGGTATACCTATGAGATTTAATCTATCCATCAGTGGGCCTAATTCTTTAAATGCTTTTATTTGTCCATAACCTTGAAACCTTGATCTAAAGTCCTGATAGGTATCCAATTGCGACCCAAAAACCAATCGGATCTGGTCCGGGTCTTCTagacgggagtggattaggtgctacCAAGTAACACctcagtgggtgttatccttaccTTGCGGCCAGTCTCGATGATTtttcttatatccacactgtgcatCCTTTTTTTCGgcccattttagtacatgatcccaaaaactaagaagatccaaatctcatatggatcacattagaggaaacagtggtgattgaatgcccaccattaaaaactttctagtgcCCACCatagttattttccatccaacccgtagataatatataaagagagagagagagaaatgctcacacacgaCTAGTTGGACCATTGAAATTTGTCCAACTTGCTGTACATTAAATTACATAAATATCTCTTTTTAGCTATATGTAATGCATAATGCTTAACTATGAACGGCCACGTGACATCAAATGGTACATGGGTATGTTGGGAATACGTGTCAAAGATCTAGCTCGTTTATCAAACATGGCCcactaattaaattttatttgccAAAAATTTATAAATGTACTTTATAGCTGAATCCACACATGTAAGTTGAAACTAAATTATTGGAATGGATTTTAACAGCCACTTTTCTTGTATAAAAATATTATGTACTATTGATaagaaataaatatttttttatacctTTCATATACGTACAATGAACTCTATTTgattaacggattggatttcttacccatCTGATACATTATCTAAACTCATCACACGTGCACACCTTACATGGTTatcttgcctttttttttttttttggaaacaaaCCCGTTCCTCCTTCTTCTCTCCACATTTAATGTTCTCTCTCCCTCTATGCCGCTGGCAGATGTAAATTGCCTCTTAACCTTCCGCCACTTCTGTCATAGGAAGCTAGTGGGCCTACTATGATATCTGTGataaatctattccgtccatcagtttttctagatcgTGTTAGGACTTGggtccaaaaataagacaaatccaaaactctagcagccacacaataggaaaaacTGCAtattgaattgaaaatacaaaaatattatcatgatccaaaacttttgtggcccgtccTACCATGATCCGGTATAACATTTGATTGTCTCCGGTGCATCGGTACTCTTCCAGAGTGTTTTCAAAGGGGGGTGGATTAGATATTACCTtgactatgggcccaccttgatgaacgtgttatacatccaccttgtccatcaatttttattgatcattttaggacttgttcTCATTATTTAATgctcaccataaaaaacttcttaggtACCACCtatggcccactgcaatgtttattttccatctaaccttttAATAAGGTCAGatagacccggatgaaggaaaaatacaaagatcaacttaatctaaaactttacAGCCCACAATAAGCTTTTAATAgtgaatcaccattgtttctagtggtgtagtccactttaggtttggatcttcttaagtttCGGCATCAAGGCATAAAATGCaatgaaagaatggatggacagcatggatatacaatacattcatcaaggtgggccccatacggttagggtaacacccactcaCATATTACCCGGTGATACCTAATTCACTCTCATTTGGAAACACTACAAGAAAGTGGGCCATTGCCGACACTTTTTTTCCCGATGACCAGCACGAACTGCCAGCAAATATAAGAATCATTAATTGCCGATGACGATCCAATGGTGTTACGGGAAATCTTTGCAGCGCTAATTAAAAGCAACCTCTAGCAAAGGGTGCggaaaatgcttttttttttttttttaaacgaaaCCCTCGTTCTTATATTCTCTCTCCtctgtcactctctctctcccagtGCCCTCCAcccccattccctctctctctcctagcgCCCTCCgccacccttctctctctctctctctctctctcactcccagcGCACTGTTCCCCTAttcccattccctctctctctctctacaacttgGAGCAGATCTAGTTTGGATTTCCTTTTGCCTTTCCCATTTCACTAGTTTTTAGGGAGCTCTCTTCTTTTGCGATTTTCCAGTGCGTAAacgaggatttcaaatccctaatctcTCTTCTTCTGCGATTTTTCGTGCGTAaacagggatttcaaatcccttttatttatttttccaaacCCTATATAGGAGTTAGACAATACCTGTTTGCGATCAAGGGCGACTGCCTTGAGCATGAACTCCTCACCATCGTCAAAGGTGATATTTCTCCAGTAGCTGGTTCGGGCTCTCATTGCCATCCACTTTTTCGCCGATTGGAACGACAGATCAGTGTCGTCATTTGGCGAAAGGGGGGGTTCTTGAAACCCTAGCATGGTAGGAAGTGTGGAAGCAGCGTATGCTCGATGGAGCAGGGGTGGAAGTCGAGACTGGGAGCAACCGTAGAAGATGGTGGCCGAAGGTCTGGATTGAGGCCAGATTTGAATAAGCCACGTCATAGGATGACGGATTTAATGGCTGCCTGAGGCGCATGGGTCGCTGATTTCTGAGGGTTGCCGAATTTAATGGAGGATCGAAGACGGAAGCCAATGAAGAAGAAGGTCCTGTGATTTTGCGATCTGCGACAGTGGTGGACTGACAATTGGAGCAGAGCTCTGCTCTTTGTTATTGTAGGTGTGGGTGAAGGCCCTGTTCTTGCACCAACTCAGGAAGACTTGTTGAGTTGACTCGATGCGGTCCATTTGCTAGCTGTGACAACAGTAAGTCTTTTGATTGTGAAGCTTGCCTTTCCTATTATCTAAACATGCTTGTTCTGTTTATCTCGTTGCTGAAAATAAAACAATTCCTCCATTTGCACTGATCCATTCTTATGTGTGGGGAGGGTCTGCTGTCGGATTTTACTCTATTCAGTTAGATGtttcatttcatttatcaatGGTTTTACTAAGTTTATATGGAAATATCTGATGAGCAGCATAAATGAAGTCCCATAAAGAATGGAGATATGTAATTCTCAAAATTCTTGTTACTGATGGATGCAAAGCTGAATATGTACTGCAACAGTGCCATTGGCACTCTCCTGAACTGAATATGTACGGCAACAGTGCCACTGGCACTCTCCTCAGAGGACACCATCAATGGGAAGAGGTATGGTGCTACCTATCTCTAGAAGGAAATAGATAATATCTTCATTTCTGGATGTCCTGATTTCGTAGCATAGTTAGGACTTATTTTTGTGTCTTGGGTGAAAAACTGCCAACATTGAGGTCTCTCGCAAGGTTATTATTGAAGGCCATTTAAGAACAGTATGGCTTCAGTGAATTATAGCTGTGGGTATGTAACACATGCGTACAATGAGTTTTGGAGTATTGCCTCTAggctaaactttttttttttttgcccatgtTGGATGAGAAACAAATGTTATTACCATGGTATGTATGGCTGTGGGCATAGCTGAGCTCCTTCTTTTGGGAAATTATTCCCTTTTATCTATATCTGTTGACTGTTGTGTTTGACACCTTAACAGACAAGCAAGTGGAGGCCTTTGGCTCTGTCCGGAAATGGATCGCAAACCTCCCAGAAATTCCTTTTGCCTGCAGGAAAAAGGAAACCAAAACTATCGAGAAGAGGAATTGTACAATACTCTgacagattcaacatccacacatCCACAGTGCTGAGCAGGGCATAATTGCAGTTTGGGGGCTACTTCCTCATACAAATACAAATGGAGGTTGTTGCAATTTGATTACCTCACTATTGAAATCCAATTTAGTTGTgtgtgcaaccacatcttaggttCTTGAATGTTCTTTCATTAAATAGTTATTATTTGAAGATGTTGGTTGGCTTCTCCTTCTATTTACACTTGTTTTTATGATAAATAGATGGCATGAATTTCAACTTTGACATACAATGTTCATCTACTACAGAAGCTCAACCTGGTGAACAGTGTGCTATTTACTGGTAGATGGGCTAAAACTGGTTTATACTATGAGACTTTGCAGGAGATTTTCAAGGTGTTTAACTGTTTTGGTGATttatgctatttttattttttgacctGATATccacattagtttttttttttttaaagaaagaaagaaagaaagaaagtgccTTTTGTGAATTATGATTATTAGGAGCTACACATGACACACATGGACTATGGAAATCAATCCAGATTGTCCCAGTCATGGGCCCTTTTAAGATGGAGCATAGCAAAAGAAACCACACTAATTGGATTACTAGaccatttgtttttctttttctccatgaATTTCAGTTCCTCCTAAATCTAGGGTCCTAGACTAATGTCCCAAGGAATTCTTGAAAAAGATCAGCAGGTACACCTAAAGTTTTCATTAATTTAATGTGTGATTACTCATTATATCTGTCAAATCGAGGTTTTGTCAGGTCGACTTCGCTGTCAAATCAAGGTTTTCATTAGTTTAATGTGCGATTACTCATTATATCCTACAACTTTGCATGTCTTACATCTGTGTATGTTTATTCCTTCTCTTTCACCTCTGTACATTGCTTGTTCTTTCTTTCCTATTCTGGATCATTGCTGAAAAATGACTtatggttatcatacacatttAGCAGTTACTTCCTCTCACTCAGTTTATCATACTCAGTTAAATGGAGTACTATttcgtttataaattatatatgaattGTCTTGTAGGTAAATTATACATGGAAATAATTTTATATACAGAGGTAATTATTTTAAAGAGACAATCCATTGTTCATGTATCACTATAAGATAAGGCAACTCCTAGTTGAATGAAGAGACATGGATTATCCAATCAATAGATCTGGATTGTCCATTAGGTTCAGCCACacttcatgggccaccatgcaaaATACACTGATTGGATTATTGTAACTGTCCAAAAGTTGAACTTTCATTTGCTGACATTCTGTTTTCCAAAACATGGATGTGTTGGTTAGAGTCATCTGGGCAAGGTGGTTGTTTGGAATCATTAACAAATGTGCCCCACCAAATGGGTGGTTAATATGTTAATTGGACCTTTTTCGTAGCAATCTCGACTCTCCATTTTATGGTTCTATTAATTGGATGGCTTGATTCGTGTCCCAATGAAGGGTGGGTTGGGTCAAAGGGACTGTCAAAATCGTTTGATTGGTCTGTCTAGGTAGCCCTATGCAATTGGGAGCACATAATTTGTAGAGCTACgggagcactggatcatttctctaatTAAATTTCAGTTTACTTAGTTCATAATTTCTGTGGCCAGATATCCCAAATACCAAAAGCATTAGTTGATGCATACAAGTAAGTAACAAGAACGTAGGAGGTAAAAGTGCACAAAAGATGTTCCAATGTCgcacaagaaaaaaaattgcaaGTTATTCTTACCATGCCTCAAGAACATTCCAAAAGTATGCAAAGCAAGCACATGAAATTCCTGGAAACTATTCTTTAGTGCATCAACATGGTGATTGGCACTGGCCTTATAGTTTGACTTTGTTAATGCTTATGTTGGAATGAAGTACCCtgaaatttcatttttctttggTTAGACGGTTCACCACAATGCTTACCACGAAGATCCTTATGCAAAGGAGTTTGGCATCAAAATCAGTGAGAAACTTGCTTCGGTTGAAGCACGCATTTTACCTGCACCTTGGGTAAGTAAATTGGTATTTTTTAACAAATGTGGGATTTGGTTCATTGACTAGCTAATTTAACCACAGGAATTCCCTCCTGTGAGTGCTTTATAATTTTTCATCATTGCTTCTGGTTGGTTTTGCAGCTTAAATACCATGACACTGGTAGAGAAAAGGATTGCTTGCCCCAAGTTGGTCAATGGAATATGATGAACAAGGTATACTCCCTCAGAAGTTGAAACTCTCATTTTAACTGTGAATTAAATATGCATGTTGGTTCTAATCGATGGCTCCAAATTCTTAGGCTCCCTAATCTTGTTGCTgcgattagaaaaaaaaaaaaaaactatagccCTGTCCTAGTTTCTGTTCATGTCTGAAATCGATAGaataaaatcaaatgataaaagaaAGATGTTATTCCTATAGATAAAAAAGAGAAACTATTATGAGGGAAAGGAAATTAAAGGATTCAGTGTTTGACCTACtattatgtttaattttttt containing:
- the LOC131240264 gene encoding uncharacterized protein LOC131240264; translation: MKSHKEWRYVILKILVTDGCKAEYVLQQCHWHSPELNMYGNSATGTLLRGHHQWEETVHHNAYHEDPYAKEFGIKISEKLASVEARILPAPWLKYHDTGREKDCLPQVGQWNMMNKVCFPGQLQLFKFQLSTFASNKPYM